One region of Bacteroidota bacterium genomic DNA includes:
- the rnr gene encoding ribonuclease R, with protein MTRNKKKPKHKNTPQKSVKQGIISVLQEDPKKLMNIKQIAYRVGMVKKKDRERLQQILDEMVEEKLIAEPKPWKFVSLPKQGACPEGIIDITKHGYGFVSCPHFEEDIFIPNREIGNALHGDTVRIELFRHNKGKKVEGRVSEVVQRARIEFVGVLEVSDRFAFLITDNPKIHVDFYIPLSKLKNAKSGDKVVVRLNDWPAGSKNPFGQVVKVLGKAGDHETEMHAIIEEFGLPYEFDEQVILDAEAIPTSITKEEINKRKDFRDILTFTIDPEDAKDFDDAISFRKIDDKTTEIGVHIADVTHYLKKESILDKEAFRRATSVYLVDRVIPMLPEILSNNLCSLRPNEDKLCFSAVFELDVNALIVKQWFGRTIIHSDKRFSYEDVQEILETKKGEFVTELLKTNELASKLRKQRYEQGAFSFETEEVKFKLDNLGKPMGVYKKIRKESNMLIEDFMLLANKQVAEYIHKESQKKFPSVYRVHDHPSIEKLANFGRMAAKFGYQINTADDKKLAQSFNRLLAEVEGKPEQNFMQSLAIRSMAKAVYTTKNIGHYGLAFGFYTHFTSPIRRYPDVMLHRILADLLDRKNQSEQDTLESKCKHSSEREVNVESAERASIKYKQVEYMQDKIGETFDGVISGVIESGIFVELIESKCEGMIGVSSLQDDFYIYDEENFCMKGHNSKKTYTLGQTVKVVVREANLAKRTIDFMMVVE; from the coding sequence ATGACCAGAAATAAGAAAAAGCCGAAGCATAAAAATACTCCACAGAAATCTGTTAAGCAGGGAATCATTTCCGTATTACAAGAAGATCCGAAGAAGCTGATGAACATCAAGCAAATTGCGTATCGGGTAGGGATGGTAAAGAAAAAGGATAGAGAAAGACTTCAACAGATTTTAGACGAAATGGTTGAAGAAAAGCTTATTGCAGAACCAAAACCCTGGAAATTTGTATCTCTTCCAAAGCAAGGCGCTTGTCCTGAAGGTATTATTGATATTACCAAACATGGATATGGATTTGTAAGCTGTCCTCATTTTGAAGAAGATATTTTTATTCCTAATCGGGAAATTGGCAATGCATTGCATGGCGACACGGTTCGAATAGAGTTGTTTAGGCATAATAAAGGAAAAAAGGTCGAAGGCCGTGTGTCAGAAGTTGTGCAGAGAGCACGCATCGAGTTTGTTGGCGTTTTAGAAGTATCTGATCGTTTTGCATTTTTAATAACTGATAATCCTAAAATTCATGTCGACTTTTACATTCCACTTAGCAAATTAAAGAATGCAAAATCAGGTGACAAGGTAGTTGTTCGATTAAATGATTGGCCAGCAGGTTCTAAAAATCCTTTCGGCCAAGTGGTAAAAGTACTCGGTAAGGCTGGAGATCATGAAACTGAAATGCATGCTATTATTGAGGAATTTGGCCTTCCGTATGAATTTGATGAACAAGTAATTTTGGATGCCGAGGCAATTCCAACGAGCATTACAAAGGAAGAGATAAACAAACGAAAAGACTTCAGAGACATTTTGACATTTACAATTGATCCAGAAGATGCCAAAGATTTTGATGATGCTATTTCATTCAGAAAAATAGATGATAAAACTACTGAAATAGGTGTGCATATTGCGGATGTAACCCATTATTTGAAAAAAGAATCGATTTTAGACAAGGAAGCTTTCAGACGAGCTACATCAGTGTATTTGGTCGATAGGGTTATTCCTATGTTGCCTGAAATTCTTTCAAATAATTTGTGTTCCTTGCGTCCCAATGAAGATAAGTTGTGTTTTTCTGCAGTATTTGAATTGGATGTAAATGCCCTGATTGTTAAACAATGGTTTGGCCGAACTATTATTCATTCGGATAAGCGCTTTTCCTATGAGGATGTTCAGGAAATATTGGAAACAAAAAAAGGTGAATTTGTTACTGAGCTACTGAAAACAAATGAATTGGCCAGCAAACTAAGAAAGCAACGTTATGAGCAAGGTGCTTTTTCATTCGAAACGGAAGAAGTTAAATTCAAGCTCGACAATCTGGGTAAGCCAATGGGTGTTTATAAGAAAATCAGAAAAGAATCCAATATGCTTATCGAGGATTTCATGCTCTTGGCAAACAAACAGGTTGCAGAATATATTCACAAGGAAAGTCAAAAGAAATTCCCATCAGTTTATCGGGTTCATGATCATCCAAGTATTGAGAAATTGGCTAATTTTGGTCGTATGGCTGCAAAGTTTGGCTATCAAATAAATACAGCTGATGATAAAAAACTGGCACAATCATTTAATCGTTTGTTGGCTGAAGTAGAAGGAAAACCAGAGCAAAATTTCATGCAATCACTAGCAATTCGCTCCATGGCAAAAGCAGTTTATACCACCAAAAATATTGGACATTATGGTTTAGCATTTGGCTTTTACACACACTTTACTTCTCCTATCAGGCGCTATCCGGATGTCATGCTTCATCGGATATTAGCGGATTTATTGGATAGGAAAAATCAAAGTGAACAAGATACATTGGAGTCGAAATGTAAGCATAGCTCAGAACGTGAAGTGAATGTCGAATCTGCCGAAAGAGCCTCTATTAAATACAAGCAAGTGGAGTATATGCAGGATAAAATAGGGGAGACTTTTGATGGAGTTATTAGTGGAGTTATTGAGTCAGGTATCTTTGTCGAATTAATTGAAAGTAAGTGCGAAGGAATGATAGGTGTTAGCTCCCTGCAAGATGATTTCTATATATATGACGAAGAAAACTTCTGTATGAAAGGGCATAATTCGAAGAAAACCTATACACTTGGGCAAACTGTTAAAGTAGTTGTAAGAGAAGCTAATTTAGCGAAAAGAACCATTGATTTTATGATGGTAGTTGAATAA
- a CDS encoding LysM peptidoglycan-binding domain-containing protein — protein sequence MKKSFLILICFLLISQLHAQIQVLKDLQDSVSQCMSKKSIDQELNSWYFGKTKKDYSIEKLNVYGFKADEIPTYSDSVYEARLDQLQSAIPLAYNDIIRRYIDLYTTKKRDQVEEMLGLANYYFPIFDEELARQGLPLELHYIPIIESALKTTAVSKSGATGLWQFMYATARIYDLQITSYIDERRDPYKLTNKAVTYFSDLYHVFGNWLFAIAAYNCGPGSLNKAITQSGYKTNFWEVYPYLPQETKGYIPAFIAASYVMHYNIEHNLYPKNIYCPGLLDTIHIERRLRMDVIANALQMEVSLLKELNPQYIKDIIPQSPTKEAYILRLPQEKAAKFYAHKDRIYRYQNYLDSKEKDEASAAKRLDKVNSFPSENTNSYHLIQYLVKSGDNVNLIADWFDCTVNDLSRWNKGIANSLYAGKKIHIYVPSHKAEHYQKINGMSFQEKQQLIGKVKEPITSDLITYTVKEGDTLWAIARQFPGVTPYDIMQLNEIDEESIKPGQQIKIKKK from the coding sequence ATGAAAAAAAGTTTCCTCATATTGATCTGTTTTTTATTGATTAGCCAGTTACATGCTCAGATACAAGTATTAAAAGATCTCCAAGATTCGGTATCTCAATGCATGAGCAAAAAATCGATTGACCAGGAATTAAATAGCTGGTATTTCGGAAAAACTAAAAAAGATTATAGCATCGAGAAGCTGAATGTTTACGGCTTTAAAGCGGATGAAATTCCAACTTATTCCGACTCAGTTTACGAAGCACGACTTGATCAGCTACAAAGTGCTATCCCCTTAGCTTATAATGATATTATCAGGCGTTATATTGATTTGTATACAACCAAAAAAAGAGATCAGGTTGAGGAAATGCTTGGTTTGGCGAATTACTATTTCCCCATTTTTGATGAAGAATTAGCACGACAGGGATTGCCTCTTGAACTTCACTATATTCCCATTATTGAGTCGGCATTAAAAACAACAGCAGTATCGAAAAGCGGAGCTACCGGTTTATGGCAATTTATGTACGCAACAGCCCGAATTTATGATCTACAAATCACATCCTATATTGATGAAAGAAGAGATCCTTACAAACTGACAAACAAAGCTGTTACTTATTTCTCAGACCTTTATCATGTTTTTGGAAACTGGTTATTTGCTATTGCAGCCTATAATTGTGGTCCTGGTTCACTAAACAAAGCAATTACACAATCGGGATACAAAACAAATTTCTGGGAAGTTTATCCTTATTTGCCTCAGGAAACAAAAGGCTACATTCCGGCATTTATTGCTGCCAGCTATGTTATGCACTATAACATCGAACATAATTTATATCCTAAAAATATTTATTGTCCGGGATTATTAGATACAATCCATATTGAAAGAAGACTTCGTATGGATGTAATTGCCAATGCATTGCAAATGGAGGTTAGTTTATTGAAAGAATTAAATCCTCAATATATCAAAGATATCATTCCTCAATCACCAACAAAAGAAGCATACATTCTTCGATTACCGCAAGAAAAAGCCGCTAAATTTTATGCTCATAAAGATAGAATATATCGATATCAGAACTATTTGGACAGTAAGGAGAAAGATGAGGCTTCAGCAGCCAAACGCTTGGATAAAGTAAACAGTTTCCCTTCTGAAAACACGAATTCTTATCATCTTATTCAATATCTGGTCAAAAGTGGAGACAATGTAAACTTGATTGCAGACTGGTTCGATTGTACAGTGAATGATTTAAGCAGATGGAATAAAGGAATTGCCAATTCATTATATGCAGGGAAAAAAATTCATATATACGTTCCTTCTCACAAAGCTGAGCATTACCAAAAGATCAATGGAATGAGTTTTCAGGAAAAGCAGCAATTAATTGGAAAAGTAAAGGAACCAATTACTAGTGACTTAATTACCTATACTGTTAAAGAGGGAGACACACTTTGGGCCATTGCCCGTCAATTTCCGGGAGTCACACCTTATGACATCATGCAACTGAATGAGATAGATGAAGAGTCTATCAAGCCCGGGCAGCAAATCAAAATTAAGAAGAAGTAG
- a CDS encoding twin-arginine translocase TatA/TatE family subunit — protein sequence MTEFILAGWFGTWEIVIIFAALLLLFGGRKIPELMKGIGKGVREFNDAKDKVKANIEEGMKSKESEEKSEDEENKDK from the coding sequence ATGACAGAATTCATTTTAGCAGGGTGGTTTGGAACATGGGAAATCGTGATCATATTTGCAGCACTTCTTCTGTTATTTGGTGGACGTAAGATCCCTGAATTAATGAAGGGTATTGGCAAAGGTGTTCGTGAATTTAACGATGCGAAAGATAAGGTCAAAGCCAACATTGAGGAGGGCATGAAGTCTAAAGAATCAGAAGAAAAATCTGAAGACGAAGAGAACAAAGACAAATAA